The DNA region GAGACTGGCTTTTGTTGCCATTGCTCTGGTCGGTGTCGCTGCTTTCATCGCGAACAGCATTCTGATCCCGTCCGGCATGCCGAAGGGAGAGCGGACCTCATTCCGCGATCAGGCTAAACTGCTGACCAATCGCCGATTGCTGCTGATGCTTCTGATTACCGCACTCGGTTACGGCGGGACCTTTGTTGTCTTTACTTATTTATCCCCATTGCTTCAGGATATAACAGGCTTCAAGGAAAATACAGTAGCCGTCATCCTGCTCGTCTACGGGATTGCCATCGCACTCGGCAACATTATCGGCGGAAAAGCAGCGAATCGCAGTCCGCTCAAAGCGCTGCTCTATATGTTCATTGTGCAAGCATTGGTGCTGATCCTGCTTACGTTCACGGCGCCGTTTAAAGTCGCCGGATTTATTACGATTATCCTCATGGGATTTCTGGCTTTCATGAATGTCCCGGGGCTGCAGGTCTATGTGGTCGAGCTGGCTGAGCGGTTTGCGCCAGGTGCCGTGAATATGGCATCCGCGCTGAACATCGCGGCATTCAATGCCGGGATCGCCATCGGCTCCTTCCTCGGCGGCTTGATCGCGAAATCGATGGGCTTGATTCATACGGCTTGGATTGGGTCGTTGATGGTATTAGCGGCAGTCCTGCTCACGGGATTGAGCTTGAAGCTGGCACGAAAGGATTCGAAGAAGCCGGACCGTTCCAATGCGAGCGCGGCTTGAATGAAAGGTTTATGGTGAAGGGAGGTGATGTTTTAGCGTTTCATCGGAAATACTGCAGCTAGGTTTTCATTCTTCACAACCCAAAAAAATTCGGAGGTTTATCAACATGACAGCAAAACACTTACAAGATACTACCACTTTATATAATGGCGTCAACATGCCTTGGTTTGGACTTGGCGTATTTAAAGTAGAGGAAGGACCGGAGCTGGTAAACGCCGTCCGCACGGCAATTCAGCATGGCTATCGCTCCATAGATACGGCCGCCATTTACGGAAATGAAGAAGGGGTCGGACAGGGCATCCGCGAGGGCTTGGAAGCTGCCGGGATCAAGCGGGAGGATCTGTTTGTCACATCCAAAGTATGGAATGCCGATCTGGGGTATGAGTCCACCTTGAAGGCTTACGAGGAAAGTCTCCGGAAGCTGGGCCTTGAATACTTGGATTTGTATCTTATACACTGGCCGGTTGAAGGGAAATATACAGAGGCGTGGAAGGCGTTAGAAACGCTGTACAAGCAAGGACGCGTCAAAGCGATTGGCGTCAGCAACTTCCAGATCCATCACCTCGAGCAGTTAATGAAGGAAACCGAAATCAAGCCGATGATAAACCAGGTGGAATATCATCCACGACTAACGCAAAAGGAACTGCAGGCGTACTGCCAGGCGAATGAAATTCAGCTCGAGGCTTGGTCTCCATTAATGCAGGGACAGCTCCTGGATCAGGAGGATCTTCAGCGCATTGCTGAAAAGTATCAAAAATCCATCGCGCAGATCATTCTTCGCTGGGATATCCAAAACGGCGTGGTCACGATTCCGAAATCGACCAAGGAACATCGGATTATCGAAAACGCAGATATCTTTGATTTTGAATTGTCCGCTGAAGATATGCAGCGTATCGACAGCCTGAATCAAGATCACAGAGTTGGACCGGATCCGGACAATTTTGATTTCTAAGAAAAATTTGTGTTTACGAAACAATAGAAGTGTAATAATTATTGCGGCTCTCCTGAAACTCGGGCGTAACAACGGGCATCAGGAGGGTCCATTCCTACATAACGGAAGGAGAGAGCGTTCGTGAAATTGGAGTTACAAGGAAAAGTCGCACTGGTTACAGGCTCAACGTCCGGCATCGGCAAAGCGATCGCCATGTCGCTTGCAGCGGAAGGAGCATCAATCATTATTAATGGAAGGCATGAGGATAAAGTAAAACAGACGATCCATGACATTCATGCCGTGCATCCGGATGCCGAGCTGCGTTATGCCGTGGCGGATCTCGGAACGGAGGAGGGCTGTCATCAGATGAGGGAAGCCGCTCCGGTCGTTGACATTCTGATCAACAATATGGGGATTTTTGAGCCTGCTGAATTTTTCGATATCCCTGATTCAGAATGGTTCAGATTCTTTGAGACGAATATCATGAGCGGGGTCCGGTTAACCCGGCACTATTTGAAGAACATGATCAATCGGAATGAAGGTCGAATCATTTTTATCGCGAGTGAAGCAGCCATCATGCCGTCCCAAGAGATGGCGCATTACAGCGCAACCAAGACCATGCAGCTGTCCCTTTCCCGAAGCTTGGCCGAGCTGACGACAGGAACCCGAGTAACGGTCAACACCGTCATGCCCGGGTCTACTCTTACGGAAGGGGTGGAGACGATGCTGAAAACCCTCTATCCCAATGAAGAGCTCACGATCGAAGAAGCGGAGCAGCGGTTTATGAAGGAGAATCGGCCGACTTCCATAATTCAGCGGCTGATTCGTCCAGAGGAGATTGCCGATTTTGTCACGTATCTTAGCAGTCCTAAATCCTCCGCGATTAACGGTTCGGCGCTTCGCATCGACGGGGGCTTGGTACGGAGCGTATTTTAAGCAACTCAGGATTATGGATGCTCCGATCCGTTAGGTTCGGTATTTCTGCCTGAAGGATTTGGGTTTGATGCCTGCATAGCGAATAAAGCACCGTATGAAATACGGAAATGAGCCGAATCCGGTTTCTTCGGCAATCCGTCCGATCGGATCGTTGGTATGGATCAGCAATCGCTTGGCTTGTTCAATCCGATGCCGTGTCAAATATTCCAAGGGCGTGCAGCCGAACGCTTTTTTCATGCAAATAGACAGATAGTTCTGATGAAAATGCATGGCCTCCGACAATCTGCGATAGCTCACCGGTTCTTTATAATGCTGTCTGAGATAACTTGCGGTCCGCTCCGCAATGGCATAATGAGGGTGGAGATGCTGGATCCCCTCCTCTTCAGCTTGGAACAGCAGGAGCAGTTCTTGGAGAAGCTGCTGCTGCTTCCAGCGTGCCGTGGATGAAGGTGATTGTTGAAGGATCTGCAGCTGTTCCAGGAGGAGAACGGCATCTTCCTTCGAAGGAAGCACTCCGTATTTAGGGATATAGAACGAGAAGGTTTCGATTTGTGCATAAGGCTGATCGGATTGCGATAAGGCAAAAGGGGGCCGTTCCTCCGCTTCCATCCAGGACCCCAGCGTCTGAAAATGCAGCCAATAAAAATGCGTTTCCTCCTGGCAGGGCAGAAATGTCCGGTGGGCTGCATCCGGTCTTAAAATCAAGTAGCTGCCGGCCTTCACCCTGTAACATACATCGTTATCCTCCAGAAACAACGCTCCTCGGGTGACCAAAATGAGATCAAACACCCCGATATTAAACCGATCCGGGTGTTTGTCTCCCTCCTGGTAGGTATCTTCACCACTAATAATATAATGGGGCAGCGGCGGTGCCGTGAATTGGATCATCATGTGCGGCCGGGCCTCCTCCTCTTGCTAACTTGTCTCTATGATAATCGTTAACGCCTACCGGATACAAGAATCAAGCATGTTGTAATCGGATAAAAAGATGTTGTTTCTGTGTATAGGGTAACGCCCGGTTGAAATGATATATTTCTACCAGTGCACCGAAAAGACAGAAACAAGGAGCGTGAAGTTTCATGCTGCATCAGACTGCTTTTAACAGCTTGCCATTAGGCGCGATAAAGCCGGCCGGCTGGCTGAAGGATCAGCTGGAGATCCAAGCAAGCGGGTTGACCGGACGCTTGGAGGAACATTGGAAAGACGTCGGAGAAGACAATGGATGGCTGGGCGGCCGGGGAGAAAGCTGGGAGCGGGGGCCTTATTATGTCGATGGCTTGCTTCCGCTGGCGTATTTGCTGGAGGACGACGCCTTGATTGCCAAGGCCAATCGGTGGATCGAATGGTCGCTTGCGAGCCAGCAGGAGAATGGCCTATTCGGTCCGGCGCGAATTACCTCCGTGAACCAGGATATTGATAAGGAGCAGGACTGGTGGCATTACATGATCATGCTCAAAGTGATGATGCAGCATGAGGAAGCAACGGGCGATGAACGGATTATCCCGTTTTTGACCAAGTTTTCGAGGTATGTCCACTCGGTTATCGAGGAGCAGCCGCTGCGGGGCTGGGCCAAAGCAAGGGGAGCGGAGATGCTCTTGTGCATCGTGTGGTTGTATAAACGCACACAGCAACCGTTTCTGTTAGAGCTTGCCGGTATCGTAGCCGGACAAACCACGGACTGGAGCGATATTTTCCATGATTTCCCGTTCTGGAGAAAAGTGGAAGCGTGGGATTGGACAACCCATGTCGTGAATGTAGCGATGGGCATTAAAACGCCGGGCGTATTATTTGAATTGTATGGCAACCCGGTGGAACGGGAAAGCGTGCATCGGGGCATCGATTCTCTAATGACGTATCACGGTCAGGCGCACGGCATGTTCTCCGGAGACGAATGGTTATCCGGCACCCATCCGAGTCAAGGCGTGGAATTATGTGCCGTCGTCGAGTATATGTTCTCAATGGAGCAGCTGACGAGAATATTCGGGGAAGGACGCTTCGGGGACATTTTGGAAAAGGTTGCATTTAATGCGCTACCTGCCACCATCTCTCCGGATTGGACCTCGCATCAGTACGATCAGCAAGTCAACCAGATCATCTGCAATGTCGCTCCGCGGGCATGGAGCAACGGACCCGACGCCAACGTGTTCGGTCTCGAACCGAACTTTGGATGCTGCACGGCCAACATGCACCAAGGCTGGCCGAAGCTGGCCGCGCATTTGTGGATGAAAGATCAGGAGGAGGGGCTCGTTGCCGTCTCCTATGCGCCTTGTACGGTTAGAACGACCGTCGGCCGCCAGGGCATTCCGGCCGAGATCGAGGTAACCGGCGAATACCCGTTCAAGGATCGTGTAGGGATCCGCATGTCTTTGGAGCGCGCGGAAACGTTCCCTTTATCGCTGCGCATCCCCGCCTGGTGTGAGCAAGGGCAACCCGTCATTACCCTGAACGGGCTTGAATTGCCTTATCAAGTCGAGTCGGGTTACGCCAAGATCGTACGGCATTGGCAGAACGGCGACCGACTGGAACTTCACTTGCCCATGGAAGTCAGGTTGGTATCCCGAAATATGTACGCCACCAGCATCGAGCGAGGGCCGCTGGTGTATGTGCTGCCCGTCAAGGAAAATTGGCAGATGATCCGGCAGCGCGACATGTTTCACGATTGGGAGCTATACCCTGAATCCCCATGGAAATACGGCCTGCTGGGCGATACGCCGTTCGAGATAATCGAACAGGACATGGTTCGCCAGCCGTTCCAGGCACAGGATGCGCCTGTCAGAGTGAAGGTTTGGGGCCAGCTGATCCGGGATTGGAGAATGGAAGGCAACAACGCCGGCAACCCTCCGCTGCATCCGAATACGGACGGTCAGCCCGTTACGGAATTGGAGCTGGTCCCGTACGGAAGCGCCAGGCTGCGGATCGGTGAATTTCCGCTCATCGGGGAGCGGAGAAGAGCTGCTAGGAGATAGGCATTAAGGCTAAAGCATTATAAAGCGCTAAACATTAAGCGTTAAAACAAAAAGAGTTAGAACAAAAAGAGTTGAATATATAGCGTTGGACATAAGCGTTGGACATAAGCGTTGGATATAAGCGATAGATATAAAGCGTTAAACATGCAACATTGAATATAAAGCGTGAAGCATAAGCCTTTTTAGGGGTAAGGCTCTAAGCAAGGGCGGATTGCATTGATAAACCGCATTGCCAGTGAAATGTTCCCTGTTCCCCTTTCAAGTAGACAAGACGAACTAAAACATCTGTTAAGATGGAATGGATCTTGTTGAACGGAGGGGGTTTTTCGTTGTACGACTTATCGCTCCAGTTGCTGATAAGTGTTTACGAACCATGAGAATACGCATAATATGAGGTTATAATTTTTATCAGTATTGTTACACCGGAAATAATGGGAAGCACCTCGGAGGTTATTACAGTTTTAAAGGCCAAGGCAACTTCTAAAATAAAGGGAGTTACGGAGGAGCATATTTTGCGGGAAATAAATTGGGTGGAGAAAAACGAGGCGCTGGTGTCATTGCTGGAACATGAAACTACATTTCAAGTCACCTCGCTAGATTCCGGCCTGGAAGCAGAAGTGTTGAAGATTGCCACGTCAACGGCAGACTATGTACTAAAGGTATGGAACAAAGAGTCCAAGCCTGACGTTCCAATGCAGTATCAAACACTGAAAGCATTGCACTCGCGCGGTAGAGCAGTAACGAAGCCACTGGGGTGGGGGACGGACCCGAATGGCAGTCCAGTAATGCTGACCAGCTACGACGGCAGGCCTGTGCCGAGTGTGAATCCGTCTAAAATTGATAGGCTTGCGAAGATGTTAATAGATATACATAACATGCCACTCGATAGCATAAGCGGACTCGGACTGCCGAAGCATGACTTCATCTCTTATTTTTATCCACGGATTGCAGAGTTCCCCGATATCCAGCAGCCTTTGACGGAGCTTGTCCAGCGCGCGAACATGAAACATGAATGTGTCATCCATGGCGATTATCACCTGGGCAATATTCTTGAGAATGAACGCGAGCTGACTGTGATCGACTGGACGAATGTCCAAATCGGCGATCCCCGTTACGATATCGCCTGGTCGACGGTTTTATTTTGGATATATGTGAGTGAAGAGCAAGCTTTCTTCTACCGGAATGTATTTTGCGCCGATAACCGGTGCGAAGCGGAGGAGCTTGAGCTGTTTGAAGCGATAGCCTGTCTGCGCTGGATCTTGCTCAGTAGAGTCGACCACCCACCCATTAGAAAGGACACCATCGCAAGGGTCAGGTCGATCTTGAACAGCAACAAGTATTTGTATTCCAAGCTTCTCGAAGTTTGATCCTAAAATGATACCGCTGCTCCTCTACCAGTGGGAGGATGAATGAGGAATCTTGGAGAACTACATTGAGCCCCGTACAGCCATTTTACAATGGAGGGTACGGGGCTTTTTCGTGTTAATTCAGCAGCGGAATAGGACTTTGTTGGTCAGGGTGACGGTGTCAAATAAGGGGCGCGGCCTTGAGTTTGTCCATTGCCTGGACAAGTCCCGAAAAGGGAATTGTCCAGGGCAAAAGAAGCTCCCCGAGGCGGAGCAAGTCCCGGAAAGGGACTTGTGCGGGCAAAAGGAGCTCTAATGACGTAGCAAGCTGACTTTTAAAAGAGAGAGTTGACATACGACTGGCTTTTCCTTTAACCTATTCATGTAATCGTTTACGTAATCGATTACATGAATATGCTGGGGTTGAGGTGAGCCAGGCATGGCAAGAGCGACCATTAAACAAGTAGCAGAGGCGGCAGAGGTATCCACGGCGACCGTATCAAGGGTGCTGAATCATACCGGCTTTGTAAGCGACGAGATTAAAGAGCGAGTGATGGCGGCGGTGAACAGGTTGAATTACCGTCCAAGCGCCATTGCCCGCAGTTTGAAGCAGGACAGGACCTATATGATCGGGGTCGTCGTTCCCGATATATCCAACCCTTATTTTATGGGAATCTCCAGAGGAATTGAGGATATTGTAGGCACAGAAGGCTTTCAGCTAATATTCTGCAGCTCGGATGAGAACCCCGACAAGGAAAGACGACTGCTTAAGCTAATGCTGGAAAAACGGGTGGATGCTGTCGTGCTAGCAACGTCAGGCGGAAACGACCCGGCGATCAAGCAGCTGGCAGATGCCAATATGCCGATCGTTCTCGTGGACCGCAAGCCGGATTCTACGGAAGCGGGCTTGACGCTCGATCTGGTAGCCGAGGACAATACGGAAGGCGCTTCCCGCCTGACTCGAAAGCTGCTTGAGGATGGCCATACGGCGATCGGAGTCGTAAACGGTCCAACGCGGTCCAGTACGGGCAGGGAACGCCTGAAAGGCGTCCGGAAAGCGATGAAGGAGTACGGCCTGAGCGAGGAACCCATGGTGTATAATGGAGATTTTTCAACGGAGGACGGTATCCAGGCAGTACGGCATTTTTTGGGTGCGGACCATCGTCCCACCGCGATTATCTCTCTGAATAACCGTATGAGCCTTGGCGTGCTGCTTGAGATTATACGCAGCGGTTTAAAGATTCCGTCCGACATCGCTGTAGCCTCTTTCGGTGAAGTTGAGGCCGGGCCGCTGCTTAAAGAATCAGGAATCTACTATCTGGAACAGCGTCCTTATGACATGGGAATCAAAACCGGAGAAATTCTTCTGCGTCGCATTCGCGAGGAAGCGCCGCTGATGAAACCGGCATTTGAGATATATGGCACTGAAGTGAAACAGCTGAATTGATCCTATACTTGGAGGAGATTGATTATGAAGCGGGTATACACGATAGGCGTGGATTTCGGGACGGAATCGGGCAGAGCCCTGCTGGTTGATATCACGAACGGGCAAGAAGTTGCAACCCATGTGACGCCATATCCGCACGGAGTCATGGACGAGGTGCTGATCCACTCGGGTTCGAAGCTGGAGCAGGATTGGGCGCTGCAGCATCCGGGCGATTACCTGGAGGTGATACGGCAGTCGATTCCGCGTGTCCTGGCTGAGGCAAACGTCTCACCGGATCAAGTCATCGGGATCGGCATCGACTTCACGGCATGCACGATGATGCCGCTGGATGCCGGGGGAACCCCGCTGTGCATGCTCGACGAGTGGAGGGACCATCCGCACAGCTGGGTCAAGCTGTGGAAGCATCACGCGGCGCAGGATGAAGCGAACCTGATCAATGAGACGGCTAAACGGCGAGGGGAGACATTTCTGGCACGCTACGGAGGGAAGCTGTCCTCGGAATGGATGCTTGCGAAATCTTTGCAGATTCTGAACGAAGCTCCCGAGCTGTATGAGCAAGCTGTACTATTCATGGAGGCTGCCGATTGGGTGGTGATGCAATTGACCGGTCAGCTTGCAAGAAGCAGCTGCACCGCCGGTTATAAAGCCAATTGGCATAAGCGAGAGGGGTATCCGTCCAAGCAATTCCTGCAGTCGCTTGATCCAAGATTCGGAGATCTCGTGGAGACGAAGCTGAGAGGACCGGTCAAGCCGCTGGGTTCCAAAGCGGGCGGATTAACCGAATCGATGGCCGCTCTGACCGGGCTTCTTCCGGGTACCGCGGTAGCCGTAGCCAACATCGATGCCCATGCCATGGTGCCGGCCGTCAGTGTCGTAACCCCGGGCAAGCTGGTCCTCGCCATGGGAACCTCGACTTGTCATTTGATTTTAAGCGACAAGGAAGTGACGGGGGAAGGCATTTGCGGCGTTGTTGAGGATGGAATTATTCCCGGCTATTACGGGTATGAGGCAGGACAGTCGGCTGTCGGCGATATTTTCGCCTGGTATGTGGATGAGGCAGTGCCAGAATATGTCTGGCACAAGGCTGCAGAAGAGCGACTTGGAATACATGAGTGGCTTGAGAAGGAGGCGGCGCAATATGCGCCTGGCCAAACCGGCCTGCTGGCGATCGACTGGTGGAACGGAAGCCGTTCCGTCCTGATGGATGCTGATCTCAGCGGCGTCATCCTTGGTTTGACCCTGCAGACCAAGCCAGCGGAAATATACCGGACGCTGCTGGAGGCCACCGCCTTTGGAACGCGGGCGATCATCGACGCATTTACGGAAAGCGGCATGGACGTTCAGGAGCTCTACGCTTGCGGCGGTTTGCCGCAGCGTAACCGGCTGCTGATGCAAATCTATGCCGACGTTACCGGCAAAGAAATCAAAGTTGCGGATACCGTCCAGACCGCTGCTTTTGGTGCAGCAATGTTCGGCGCAGTGGCGGCAGGCAAGGAGCAGGGCGGCTTTGGGAGCATCGTAGAAGCTGCAGAAGCCATGGCCCGTGTTCGGGAAGAAACCTTTAAGCCGATTGAGGCGAATGTGCGTATATATGATCGATTGTACAAGGAATATAAAGGACTGCATGATTATTTGGGAAGAGGCGAAAACGGGGTGCTGAAGCGCTTAAAGGCATTAAAGAGCGGCGGTCGGCAATAAATCTTTGTACTCATAACACTTTCAAAAAATATGAACGGCCGTTTTTCCGTACACCAGTGCGGAACGGTCGTTCTTTATTTTTATCAAAGGAATTTTGCATAAAGCGCGGTTCTTCTTAATGCCCAATAGCCTTCTATTTCCCCTGGATAAATCGGCTCAACTTGATGAATAGCCGGCGGCATCCTCCGCCCCGGGACGGAGCTGTACTTAATGCCATAGACGGTGTAATCCGGTACATCTCATCATGTATGCTTAACCTAATGAAATCGGGATGCGTTCCGATGGATGAAAACAATCCTAAAACGCGGCGTATCCGACATAGGGTGGGTGAATTATCTGTTTATATTCAAAAACGCCTTGCAAAGCATGTGGATGGCATGGGAGCGCATTTTTATCTGGTCTTCGCGTTTTCGCGGTTCACATACGTTTCGCTTCGGAATCTGCACTGTCATGATCAAGAAGCATCGAGGGGCGCCGATCATCTGCGCCGATTCGACCGTCATTTCACACGGGGATTGGATCGGCGAGCTTCATCTTGATAACGCTGAAATCTTGAGCCTGATCCGTACCGAGGGTCCCGACCTCGCAGCGCTCAAAATCGCAAGGCTCGGCCGGCGATCAATGAAGCTTATCAGCCGGGCCTATGCCGATCAGTCCGAGTTCAACGAAGTAAGAGCTTTGATCGGCATCACATTGCTCCACCGCGGATTGACGCATGGTCTCGGTTTCGAGATGCAGACCATGAAACAAGGCTTGCTCCGAAGATTGACCACGTCCTATCTTCGTCTGCTCTTGTCAGTGCTGCACCCCGAAGGCAAAAACCGGATTGGTCGCCGAAGGGAGCAGCTCATTCCGATGAAGCTGATCCATACCCGCGCATCGCTTGCGAGACGGTTTCCAAGCCCGGTCCAAGAGACGGTGATGGAACAAGCGCGGTAGCCTTCAAATAAGCCAACTAGAGGCTAAGGGCTAGAGGTTAGAGGCTCGATAAGCATCCGAGAAAAAAGCATTCGGTTGCCCGGATCAGGCAGGATGTCACGAATTATGGGTTGGAGGTAGCAGGATTATATGGAGGATTGGTATAAGCTGGATCACGCAGGGAAGCTGTTTCCAGCCGTGGCGGGCCAGCAAAACTCATCAACCTACCGGTTGTCGTTCTTATTGAAACATCCCGTAAAGCCACCGATTTTACAGAAGGCGCTGGATAGCGTAATCAGGCGCTTCCCGCTGCTTCATGTGGAAATGGGGAACGGATTGTTCTGGAAATTTTTGCGGGAAAGGGAGTCGCCGCTGGAAGTGGAGCCGGAAGGCAGATACCCTTGCGCACCGGTCGCGCTCTCGGACTCGAGCGCAAGTCTGGTTCGCATTCTGTATCACGACAGCAAGATCAGTGTCGAAATTTTTCATGCATTGACCGACGGCGGGGGTGCCCTTGAGTTTCTGAAAACGTTAGTGTTCCAGTATTTACGTCTGCTTGGCGAAAACGTGGACGACAAGCAGGGGATGATCCTGCCGCCTGCGTCGTTTGCCAGATATGCGGAAGCGCAGGACAGCTTCAAGGCCCACTATACTTCAGAGCCGCCGCTAGACTTGGACAAGGCTCCGGAGGCGTTTCAAATCCGCGGGACACGCTTTGTTCCCTACGGTCATAATGTCATTCACGGCATGCTTCGCGCCTCCAGCTTGAATGCATGCGCGAAGGAGAAGGGCGTGACGCTAACGGCGTATTTGACGGCCATTCTGGTGATGGCGGTCCTTCATGCGGGTGAGCCGTTAAATACGGAGCGTCGCCCGATCGTGATCAGTATGCCGGTGAATCTGCGAAACATCTTTCCATCCAGCAGCCTGCGCAACTTTTTTGCGGTCATCAACATTGTCATCGCTGGGGCAGAGGAAATGAATTTCGAGCAGGTGCTCGAACAAGTCCAGCAGCAAATGAAAGAGAAAACAACGAAGTCTTATTTATCTCGCGTGATGTCCGGCAGCATGAAATACGAAAACACCTTCCTATCGCGAATCGCACCCTTGAAGCTGAAGGATCTGGCGATCCGCTACGGATTTGACCATTATGGGGAAGTTGCCAAGACCCTTACGCTTACCAACCTCGGCAAGGTCGATGTGCCGGAAGGGATGGCGGCGCATATTGAAGCGATGGAAACAACGATGTACCCTACGGCCAAAAGCCCATTGAACTGCGCTGTATGCTCCATCAACGATCAGCTGACCGTGACTTTCGCTAGAAATATCGTGGAGAGCGACATGATCATGCACTTCTTCCGCCAGCTTTCCGGATTAACCGGTCTCGACGTCAGAATTGTCAGCAATGATTGGGGGATGGGAGCATGAGATGCGATAGCTGCGGCGTTAGTGTGGACCCGGCCCATGCCGTTTGTCCGCTTTGTCGGCGAAATACGGCCGGAATCGGCAAAGCGGCGGGCAACCGCTGGTATCCTTCCTATCCGGCAGTGCCGGCCCCGCGCGCGAGCGGCGCGTTGGCCCGATCGCTGATCTTTGCGATAGTGGCGGTTATCAGTATTACCCTCATCATTAACGTTTTGGGTAACCGTGATGTATGGTGGAGTCTGTTTGTTGCACCTTGTGTGCTGTACGGCTGGCTGCTCATCCGTCACACATGGATGTCGAAATCACATCTAGGGGCAAAAATCGTCGTGCAATGGCTCGGCCTGTCCGGCATGCTGCTATGGATCAACGCGCTTTCGGGCGGAAGCTCCTGGTCAACCGGGTACGTCATCCCGTTCCTGGTTATGGCTGCAACCTTGCTGATGACGTTGATCTGCCTTGCTAAGCCTCGTGGCTGGCGCGATTTCGCAGGATATTTGCTCCTTTTGATGA from Paenibacillus ihbetae includes:
- a CDS encoding aminoglycoside phosphotransferase family protein; translation: MREINWVEKNEALVSLLEHETTFQVTSLDSGLEAEVLKIATSTADYVLKVWNKESKPDVPMQYQTLKALHSRGRAVTKPLGWGTDPNGSPVMLTSYDGRPVPSVNPSKIDRLAKMLIDIHNMPLDSISGLGLPKHDFISYFYPRIAEFPDIQQPLTELVQRANMKHECVIHGDYHLGNILENERELTVIDWTNVQIGDPRYDIAWSTVLFWIYVSEEQAFFYRNVFCADNRCEAEELELFEAIACLRWILLSRVDHPPIRKDTIARVRSILNSNKYLYSKLLEV
- a CDS encoding MFS transporter, whose amino-acid sequence is MIIDKKRSFFALLALAVSAFAIGTTEFISVGLLPLISEDMNISVTTAGLTVSMYALGVTFGAPILTSFTSRMSRKTQLLWIMIIFIIGNSLAAGAASIGILLAARVLSAFSHGVFMSIGSVIAASVVPENRRASAISIMFTGLTVATVTGVPIGTFIGQQWGWRLAFVAIALVGVAAFIANSILIPSGMPKGERTSFRDQAKLLTNRRLLLMLLITALGYGGTFVVFTYLSPLLQDITGFKENTVAVILLVYGIAIALGNIIGGKAANRSPLKALLYMFIVQALVLILLTFTAPFKVAGFITIILMGFLAFMNVPGLQVYVVELAERFAPGAVNMASALNIAAFNAGIAIGSFLGGLIAKSMGLIHTAWIGSLMVLAAVLLTGLSLKLARKDSKKPDRSNASAA
- a CDS encoding LacI family DNA-binding transcriptional regulator; amino-acid sequence: MARATIKQVAEAAEVSTATVSRVLNHTGFVSDEIKERVMAAVNRLNYRPSAIARSLKQDRTYMIGVVVPDISNPYFMGISRGIEDIVGTEGFQLIFCSSDENPDKERRLLKLMLEKRVDAVVLATSGGNDPAIKQLADANMPIVLVDRKPDSTEAGLTLDLVAEDNTEGASRLTRKLLEDGHTAIGVVNGPTRSSTGRERLKGVRKAMKEYGLSEEPMVYNGDFSTEDGIQAVRHFLGADHRPTAIISLNNRMSLGVLLEIIRSGLKIPSDIAVASFGEVEAGPLLKESGIYYLEQRPYDMGIKTGEILLRRIREEAPLMKPAFEIYGTEVKQLN
- a CDS encoding beta-L-arabinofuranosidase domain-containing protein, translated to MLHQTAFNSLPLGAIKPAGWLKDQLEIQASGLTGRLEEHWKDVGEDNGWLGGRGESWERGPYYVDGLLPLAYLLEDDALIAKANRWIEWSLASQQENGLFGPARITSVNQDIDKEQDWWHYMIMLKVMMQHEEATGDERIIPFLTKFSRYVHSVIEEQPLRGWAKARGAEMLLCIVWLYKRTQQPFLLELAGIVAGQTTDWSDIFHDFPFWRKVEAWDWTTHVVNVAMGIKTPGVLFELYGNPVERESVHRGIDSLMTYHGQAHGMFSGDEWLSGTHPSQGVELCAVVEYMFSMEQLTRIFGEGRFGDILEKVAFNALPATISPDWTSHQYDQQVNQIICNVAPRAWSNGPDANVFGLEPNFGCCTANMHQGWPKLAAHLWMKDQEEGLVAVSYAPCTVRTTVGRQGIPAEIEVTGEYPFKDRVGIRMSLERAETFPLSLRIPAWCEQGQPVITLNGLELPYQVESGYAKIVRHWQNGDRLELHLPMEVRLVSRNMYATSIERGPLVYVLPVKENWQMIRQRDMFHDWELYPESPWKYGLLGDTPFEIIEQDMVRQPFQAQDAPVRVKVWGQLIRDWRMEGNNAGNPPLHPNTDGQPVTELELVPYGSARLRIGEFPLIGERRRAARR
- a CDS encoding SDR family NAD(P)-dependent oxidoreductase, translated to MKLELQGKVALVTGSTSGIGKAIAMSLAAEGASIIINGRHEDKVKQTIHDIHAVHPDAELRYAVADLGTEEGCHQMREAAPVVDILINNMGIFEPAEFFDIPDSEWFRFFETNIMSGVRLTRHYLKNMINRNEGRIIFIASEAAIMPSQEMAHYSATKTMQLSLSRSLAELTTGTRVTVNTVMPGSTLTEGVETMLKTLYPNEELTIEEAEQRFMKENRPTSIIQRLIRPEEIADFVTYLSSPKSSAINGSALRIDGGLVRSVF
- a CDS encoding helix-turn-helix transcriptional regulator — encoded protein: MMIQFTAPPLPHYIISGEDTYQEGDKHPDRFNIGVFDLILVTRGALFLEDNDVCYRVKAGSYLILRPDAAHRTFLPCQEETHFYWLHFQTLGSWMEAEERPPFALSQSDQPYAQIETFSFYIPKYGVLPSKEDAVLLLEQLQILQQSPSSTARWKQQQLLQELLLLFQAEEEGIQHLHPHYAIAERTASYLRQHYKEPVSYRRLSEAMHFHQNYLSICMKKAFGCTPLEYLTRHRIEQAKRLLIHTNDPIGRIAEETGFGSFPYFIRCFIRYAGIKPKSFRQKYRT
- a CDS encoding aldo/keto reductase produces the protein MTAKHLQDTTTLYNGVNMPWFGLGVFKVEEGPELVNAVRTAIQHGYRSIDTAAIYGNEEGVGQGIREGLEAAGIKREDLFVTSKVWNADLGYESTLKAYEESLRKLGLEYLDLYLIHWPVEGKYTEAWKALETLYKQGRVKAIGVSNFQIHHLEQLMKETEIKPMINQVEYHPRLTQKELQAYCQANEIQLEAWSPLMQGQLLDQEDLQRIAEKYQKSIAQIILRWDIQNGVVTIPKSTKEHRIIENADIFDFELSAEDMQRIDSLNQDHRVGPDPDNFDF